The following are encoded together in the Triticum dicoccoides isolate Atlit2015 ecotype Zavitan chromosome 6B, WEW_v2.0, whole genome shotgun sequence genome:
- the LOC119321299 gene encoding uncharacterized protein LOC119321299, protein MTENTQGSVRRAFGDLTNVLGKRPASCDLEKNAGGVKISRVEKVADPRKESDEKAKANAGASGNLFEVLVDGIGKEDFTRTSIFRGAKVQHMAAQAAGLLSKDDDDARNRCVSLDSSGLNDKAESSLESEGGCEGEDDEDTDRNQNSQSSFDATARDDMTCTNVQHPPMEVGGLEKSCATKSCTCSFCLKAAFMWTNLHYQDYT, encoded by the exons ATGACTGAAAACACCCAGGGCAGTGTCCGGCGGGCCTTTGGAGACCTGACAAATGTCCTTGGCAAGCGGCCAGCCTCATGCGATCTGGAGAAGAATGCAGGTGGAGTCAAGATTAGTCGGGTCGAAAAGGTCGCTGACCCTAGGAAAGAGTCTGATGAAAAGGCAAAGGCCAATGCTGGGGCATCAGGAAACCTTTTTGAAGTTCTGGTTGATGGTATTGGCAAAGAGGACTTCACAAGGACTTCAATTTTCCGTGGAGCCAAGGTTCAGCACATGGCTGCTCAGGCAGCTGGGCTACTATCCAAGGATGATGATGACGCGAGGAATCGTTGCGTATCTTTGGATTCTTCTGGCCTCAACGACAAGGCGGAGTCTTCCTTGGAATCAGAGGGTGGCTGTGAAGGGGAAGATGATGAAGACACTGATA GAAATCAGAATTCGCAGTCTTCATTTGACGCTACAGCTCGTGATGACATGACATGTACAAATGTCCAGCATCCTCCAATGGAGGTTGGTGGCTTGGAAAAATCATGTGCTACAAAGTCTTGCACTTGCTCTTTCTGTCTTAAGG CTGCTTTTATGTGGACTAATCTCCATTATCAGGAT TACACGTAG